Below is a window of Colias croceus chromosome 15, ilColCroc2.1 DNA.
taCGATTACGAAGATGGATTTACCCTTTAAAGacctaaaaaatgtaacaaatgCCTTCAAGTGCAGCTCTTTCCACAGGACCTCAACTCAAGATCGTGGCCACAGCATCTGCAGGCTACAACAACTGCAACGTACCGGAGCTGAAAGCACGCGGCATCAAGCTGTCGAACACACCAAATGTTCTGAGTGCTGCTGTGGCTGAGATCGCTGTTTCCCTTATGATTGGAGCCGCTAGACGATTCACTGAGAATATAGATCAGGTTAAACGGTATGTATATCTGTTGTATATAGAATCTAGAAATTATTGTGTGTACAATAATCAATGGAATAGTTTATCAGACGCTGATTACGTTAGAAATACAACTATGACACCTGTATATGAATAAGAAAACTCGGATATTTTCAACCAATTATAACTGAgcgaattatatttttgataaaagaaAGTATCTAGTTAActaagaaataagaataataaaaatatcatattgtTTATATCAGTTACTCATTTGAAATCTTGTGACAAAgataaaagattttaaatCAGATTGGTAGAAAtcgaataatttatataggtacctacatacctacatatttattccTTGTTAACTTGATAGACAGacggaaatatattttatggtgtAGCTAGCAAAGGAGCATAATATGGACCACCTTATTCAACAGTCACCCGGTACCATTAACACTCTTAACAATTGTGCTTTTTACCTATATAATGTCCTGCTTCCATTATATGGGTAGTGACGATCACTTCCCATCACcgtatttttttcctaaaaaaaaaacttaataatcaCCATGCATTTCACAGAGGCGAATGGGAAGGTATTGGCTTCCAAAACATGCTTGGTCAGGACCTCCGTGACAGCACAGTTGGTATTGTTGGCTTCGGTGGTATTGGCCAAGCCACGGCCAAGAGGCTGGTGGGATTCGAAGTCGCCAAGTTCTTGTACAGCGGACATAGAGAAAGACCCGAAGGTAAGCACTGCAAAGCATTTTCAATCgcggatttatttattaaaaaaattgtggaatttataaaaaaaattaagttttttttgttGGATGATCTTATTTTAAAGAGTTCTTTAACACACCcagaatacaaaaaaaaaacaagaataaATGATCTTcgctattttttttaacagaatcattaaaattaaatgctaattgctattaattataaaattatcattcagttcaagataaaaattgttttagacCGCTAACGTAACATCCTGTGTTTCTGAAATCgattatgatttttaaatgtttacagCCTGAgcattaaatatgtatatcttaTATCTATAAGTCTATttctcacaattttttttaaagtgaaacttttattacatcatcTCAAACTTTAacatacgtacgataattatcgtacaaatacgataatttttagttaatgtctatagtgtgaaaatatagtgtgaaaaaaaggttcacttttaccgtggtttcataaaaccacacaaaattttttttttactttccaGCTAAAAACTACGGCGCAGAATTAGTCCCACTAGACACATTGTTATCTCAGAGTGATTTCATCCTACTATCAGCTCCTCTAACCGACGAAACACGCCACATGATCAACAAGACTTCTCTTGCTAAGATGAAGAAAAATGCCATTATTGTGAACGTCGGTCGAGGAGGTGAGTGCATGGGCTTAAATTACTTTAGTTTTTAGTTTATCATAACTATTTGGGCCtaatgattaaataattagcCTATTTCGAATTGCTGTCGACTAGCACACATAAGAGAATAATATCTCATAAGTCATAAACACACATAAAAGAATAACatctcataaaattattatcaaaaaagtttgttttaatttcttgaaataaaaaatagattttttcaaaaaataaacaataaattatactgGCTAACTACTGCTTTGCAAACTATTTACGTACATACACGGAAATATAGATGCAATATcatcaaaaatattagtttgtaATTCGGTTCTATCGCAAGTTTTGTAATACTTTTACCTCTTGTAGATATTaactgtatttaatatttcgtgTTTGTAACCGATAAGGAGATAGATGATACCGAATAAACACATTCCAgattatctgataaaaaacatcgatttttttctaagATATTGAAATAAGCTCAAGATTGAGCAGTCtatttattctaaatttaaaaaaaaattacgaacTGTATAAGATTCCTTTGCCCTACAAATAGATAGTAAATCAAAAAAatcatgtaatttttttttcattttcgcTATGATAGCTGAACGGAGGCTATATatgaaactatttatttaatatgttttttctAGATCTGATCAACCAAGACGATTTATACGACGCTCTGAAGAACAAACAGATTTACGCAGCTGGCTTAGACGTTACTACTCCAGAGCCTCTGCCTAAAGACAACAAATTATTGACTTTGCCCAACTGCTGTAAGAAAAtctattcatttaatttcaaatcttATCTAACAATAATTTGTCATATAAAATGCCACTTTTTGGAAATGAAAGAATTAAATCAGAActagttttaaaaatcttgTAATTCACCCGATTTATCTTGCTTAAGCTGTTTTACTAATATTGATTCATGTATTAATGAGAGCAATTAATTATGAGTggagtatttaaaaaaaacagccAGGAATAATACTAGCTGGCCAATGAACGATTTAGTTCgagattaattaatattctacTCGACTCACAGTTAAGACAGGCCCTAACAAGTCAGATTACAGAAAAAATTAACTGTTTGTTGATTGTAATGTATATTGTCACCGCACAGTTTATGTATAAatgtacttaaaatatttatattataattgataatCTTTCAGTTATCCTGCCCCACATTGGCAGTGCCACAGTACGCACAAGGAATGACATGGCTGAGTTGGCTGCTAAGAATGTAGTCAATGCATTGTATGGACGAGCTTTGATATCTCCAGTTTTGCCCTAACAAACAATGTTCTATATCTATCAAAATGATTTGTATTTCAATAGAAATTGTCAGtagtattgtatattatagaattgtgcaaaaataaatattattttaattaaaaatatggtaTGTAGTTTTAATACTCAATTCAAACCATTTTCAAAACCCTGCAATCGAATAATagttataatacaattttgaataataaaataagga
It encodes the following:
- the LOC123697856 gene encoding glyoxylate reductase/hydroxypyruvate reductase-like, which encodes MHCFTFVTVSVLVFTFTLSTSDALTTNMTKNLKVLVSSNDFAESGIKILEEHFTVVKSRYFGFNEEGLNENMQELMNLIPGCSALIWVSHHPITKELLDKAGPQLKIVATASAGYNNCNVPELKARGIKLSNTPNVLSAAVAEIAVSLMIGAARRFTENIDQVKRGEWEGIGFQNMLGQDLRDSTVGIVGFGGIGQATAKRLVGFEVAKFLYSGHRERPEAKNYGAELVPLDTLLSQSDFILLSAPLTDETRHMINKTSLAKMKKNAIIVNVGRGDLINQDDLYDALKNKQIYAAGLDVTTPEPLPKDNKLLTLPNCFILPHIGSATVRTRNDMAELAAKNVVNALYGRALISPVLP